The following is a genomic window from Onthophagus taurus isolate NC chromosome 1, IU_Otau_3.0, whole genome shotgun sequence.
catcttTCTCCGCTACTAACGTATCGATTTCGCTTTTTGTTAATCGCGAAGTGGCATCTTTTTTACATTCATCTAATTGCTTCCGTAACGAATCTTTTTCTCTTATCGCTTGTTGGAATTTCTTTTCTAAAGCTGATAAACGCCGCGCGTATTCATCTGTTACTTGGGATAAATCTAAACATTCTAATTGTTTCGTATGAATTGTATCTAATTGCGAGCGTAATTCTTCGTTTGATTCTTGTAATTCAGCATTTTTCCTACTAACCTCGATTAATTTTGCTTCTCGTGATTCTAAAATTTCGGTTACTTCCGATATTCGTCTCGCTAATCTTTCCATTTCGGAGTCTTCGCTGATACTTGATGCTTCAGAAAGCTCCCGATTGTGGCctttgtttcttttaaaagtCATTTTTCCTAGAAGTGAGTCTACATTTGGTTCTACTGATTTTCCTTTAACACATATTAATTTTGCTGGACTATGTCTGCTGTGGGTGCTACTTGAATCACCACCATTTGGACTCGAAATTATTTCTATATCTGAAGAGGTTGTTGTTTCTAATTCGTCTCCAGAAGTGTGACCGGATGCTTGATCTGAACCGATTTTTACCATATCCGATCGTTCAGAACTTAATGGGGATAACTCTCGAGTTGAAacctaaagaaaaaattaacagattataaaaaacattttaaaacatcataatTTGGGTTGCATATCCGCTTAACACGTTCGCTACCGGCGCGGAGTCCAGTCTAATAGACGGAAAGGTTTTTCGTGGTGAGCCGCGTTCAATTTACTCGACGCGTCTAATGACGACGCGTCctaatgtatttaaatttggttataaataaattcgattttttcgaatttatattcgaaattttagaataaattcAGTTATTTGGCTGACTTATCACAACGATTCGGGCCCTTCTACTGATGATGAAATAAACTCAAATGGTTCTACACCTCCTGCTACAGCAGCTTTGCAGTCTGAATCTGATAATGAGTCGGATTGATTCACTGGCGAATACGCCTTAAATTTAGGCAGTATGTTGTAAACAAGAGGCATAAGTAAAGAATAAAGCTGTATGAGCTTACCCCATTTgatggttttgttttgaatataCTTGTCTGTACTGGAAAAGGCACTATAATTGACAATGATCAAGAGCATTCCCATACGTTTACAGTCATAACAGAGTTACTAAAAGATTATTTGGGTAAAGGGCATGAAATATACCTTGATAATTATTACACTAGTAAAATATTTGTTCAAAAGGAAGACGAAACTTGTAggaattttgcgaaaatttaGAAAGGGAAATCCGAAACaattatttcaagaaaaattaagaaagagAAGCTGTATGGGAAAAAAAAGGTCCAGTGTTTGTTACACACTGGAAGGACAAGAGATTGGTGACTATGTTTTCTACAATACATAAACACCGAATGGCAACGAATAGAACAGGAAAACAAGTAATAAAACCATACTGCGTTCTCGCCTACAATAAGTACATACATGTTCGGAATAGACAGATCAGACCAGATGATGGGATACTACTCATCGCCAAGAAAAACCATAAGATGGTaaagaaaagtgttttttcATCTTATAGATGTTGCAATGTGGAATGCCTATTACATATACAgagtggttcagtttttaatcgggaaacgtTACTAGGATGTAgaacttgccaaaataactcaatttttttatataaacatagagccgcaactcttttgttttcgagctatgatctgtcaaagttgagccaaaaatttacaatttattttttatttcggcTGTAAGTAAGccgtagaatttgaaactttgtatgtatttactactggttaagaccttattttcaagcataccttaaacttccctagcggcctctaaggggatgaagtTCACCACCccctcgattttttttataataattttttaacgctatggaatattaacataaaaaaaatatgggttgtaaagctcattatttagtggtacttttttgtctctttagtattttccttaaagGTAATAGTTTCCTAGTATGTTTagctaaaattattctaaaagttgaCTCTGAGAACTTGTAAGTTTCATTTAGGTTGAATCCTCATAATTGttgatgattattaataatttttgactcTTATTAAGCAagagtatcaattttttaatattgtttaaaacaacgtaattTATTCAGATAGACATTCATCTTATTAATGGtttttcttatgaaaatcacaattaattagtgttaTTTAGTTAGTACTAGATCCTAGCAAGTGCACAAGTTCCATAGCCAGctataaagaaaagtttgttttaataatcGCTGAGCTTTACAGTACAAtgtagcatattttatttctttacgccaaaactattatctttaaggaaaaaactaaagaggCAAAAAAGCACCAGTAATGAATATTCTTTACAACCCATACTTAAgtatgttaatattccatggcgttaaaaagttgttataaaaaaatcaaaagggTTGTGAATTTCGTCCCCTTAGAGGGTGTtagggaagtttaaggtatggtttaattaaattttcaaattctacggtttacttatactcgaaataaaagataaaatgtaaatttttggcttaactttgacagctcatagctcgaaaaaaaaaagaattgcgaccctatgtttatataaaaagcttgtgttattttggcaagtactacgtcctagtaaagtttcccgattaaaaactgaaccaccctgtatatgtaatAGGCATTCCACATTGCAACATCTATAAGATGAAAGAACACTTTTCTGTACCATCATATAATAAATgcctttattagaaaataagcttatttgtacaataaaaaacatacaaaaggAAATAGAGTACAAGCGAGTCCAGCTTGTACTAGTTAGTACAGCTCTTCATTTTTAGCACttaaaaagtgaaatagtaGGCTTTGGCTTTTCTAAGAAAAATATGACTCTTTGTCCGAAGGTAAAGTTTTTTATGGTCTacaatgcaaaaaaaaatttgtcgcAATCGGGTAATAAATACAGATTTTACGAGGGTGCTCCGCTTTCAAATGGGTCAaactgtatatatatatacagtgtgttcacggattgtgtccccgtaaggtataattgacgataaatttttgaattcaaattccatcttttgcaattaaagtctggatgtcataaaacgaaatataaccaagttttacgtcaaatatcctcaaagtaccaaagttaacgcatgaagtttgttaaccgttaCAGGTAAAGTagtctttctgagcaatgtacaacaaaagttgattaagataaaatgtttgttatgttaaattatagcgatatgtcgaattttattaatttagcatataaCACGTATAATATAGTGAGTAGCTCTTATTCGTCATAGGTCGACAGCTAAAACacttatgatttgatttatcaaacgagcagtgtgtatctagcgccctctactAGCAATAACGaaacaagtttcaaattcgtatttctcatgtTCGAAATCATAAAActgccaaattttatgttaatagtacacaaaccttcaaaattatcaagaaatttcgaaataagaatttaactttcaacaccctgtgccTCGAAAACCaccgacatttgtataagagatattaggttaaatcatcatattttggtgtctagtatctccggtattcggatttcccattctttctgactcaccctgtatataaaaccGCATGGCAATCCCGaaagattggaaaaataacATCATCTTACCAATACATAATAAAAGGAAGCTACTCGAACTGTGAAAATTACAGAATCATATGCCTATCATCTACAAGTTACAAATTATACATaaagataatagaaaaaaggtTAAGAAGAGTAGAGGAAAATAAACTAGAAGATGAACAAGCAGCATACAGAGCCGAAATATCATTGAAAGGAAAATAGAGACGGGTAATGAACTATTCCTAATATTCTTGGACCTAAGAGCAGCTTTTGACATATAAGAACAGAGTgacaaaaaatacaacaagtacaaataaatatcaaacagTAATAGGTTATGAAAGTTTGGAACCAgtaaaaatagataatttaCTATATGCTGACGACATAGTGCTGATAGCTGAGAACCATAAAAAGGTAAGGATGTTGGTTGAAATATGGAcggaaaaaattgaaaacaagcATAAGGAAAACAAACAGCGTATATCATACTCtaaacataacaatttttgGGAAGGAGATAgataaaaacataaatgaaAAGTGTACAACTCGGTGGCAGTCCCAATATTAACATATGCCAATGAATCATGGACACTCCAAGACAAACAAGAAGGAAAGATGACAGCAAtgaaaatgcaatttttaCGGAAAATAGTGGAGAAGACGAAGTGGGATAGGATAAAGAATGAGGAAATAAGACGAGGAGAATCAAgaggagataatcagcaaaaTAGAGAGAAAGCAACTAAACTGATACGCCCACATAATTAGAATCGAACATAACACAATAGtaaaaaaggtatttgaaGCACAGAATAAGGATAAGAAAAAGAGGGGAAGACCTAGGAAGAAGTGGTAGGAAAGAATAGCAGAAATTGGGAAGAAGACTCTAACAGATATAAAGGAATTAGCCAGGAACGAGAGGAAGTGGAAAGAGGAATAggaaaatagtatattaaaaaacaagtttcgtaagacacgcttgaaatgcacgaattcaagttgaaaaacgagtggcgaagccacgagttatttaatgaatgaatgctttaagtcttatgaaacgtgttttttatgctattttttgtaattcgcgtttttatccttttttttaacaaaaataaaataaattttgacataggtatgcagcagttggtaacaccgtaacacttgaaaatagaaatttgaattgacaattagaaactgtcaaaatacaaaatgtattcacctgaaaaaaatgtttcatgtacacctcccaaaacaagagaaattgctcagtgttcaatgtcctcatcattgtggaccttgcattcgatgctaagaacgtgtttaaacatccatagacaaaaattgtcacattgacaactagaaaaattaatgatccaatgtcaccaacttgaactgcttccataaaatgttactaaaatctcattacagcatcggatgctgtaaggagtctcattacagcacccgtttgagtactgttagagctttcgttaccgtcgcgaattacaaaaagatttataCGACGTCATCAGGCATAAGGATTAGAAGAAAAGTAATTTGGGTTGCATACCcgcttaataaaaattatttaaaataaattatagcaacattttcaaaaattaccaTTGGTAAAATAACCGCATCTGAATAATTCCCCCCATCTTCTTTACTTTGAACTTCTTGATGACTAAAATCGTGTTCACAATGCGATTTTTCAACCATCGCATCAGCAAGCATATGCTTTAAATAAGTCGAAGTGTAATTACTTTCGCTCGTATCCGTTCCACTGTCTCCAACGTCGCTTGCAATCAACGTTTTATCCGATTGCGAGCTATCGTCGACCCCGGAACTCTCCAAATCGGTCGGAATATCGATTATATTCGATGTTAACATTAAATCGTTAACGTCCTCCTTAATGCTTTGAGGTTGCGTGCTTATTGTTTGTGGTAATGGTAAATGTAGGGCTGTTCTGCTTGGAGGTCGAGTTATTGGAATGTCTGGAGTGTCTTTTGAATGggatttttggtaatttaaagGTTGTAACATTTGGGCTGAATCTAAAACAGTCGCTGCTGTACTTTCGGAGATTGAAGTGTATGAAATTGTATCTTCTGCAATGCTGGTGTCTTCTTGTTCTTCTTGGATAACTTGAACACTTTCTGGACTTGATCTTTCAGCAACtctaatcaataatttttttttagattaattaaattttaattaattttacttacTCTTCTTCAATTCCTGGTGAATCATCTGgtgataaaaattcatttgtaTGTGGAGATAAATGTTTGCTATTTGAACTATCAGAATCTAACTGCTCTATTGAACTGGGACTTGTTAAACTGTCGGGAAGTACTTCTACAGATTCAGTTGTTTGGCGAATTcctaaaaatcaatttttacattaaaaaaaaatttaaattattgttttaaaacaacctGAACTAGTTGTTGTAATTGATTGATGTGAAACCATTTCCGAATCAGGAGAAGTAGTACACTCGGTATTACTTAAAACCTCAACGCTATCACTACtttttttatcactttcatTACTCACAATAGATAACCTATTCAATGCGTTAACCTCCccaatttctttcaaattcATTCCATCATAACAATCTTTACCTTCATCGTCCAAAACACCGGTTTCCTCAACAGATAAAGATCTTTTCATACTATCGCCATCATCACTATGTTGGACAACAAGTTTACTTTCTTTAAAATCTAAGTCGGCAGAATCATCCAAACTTTCAATAGAATCCTTACTTTTTTGACCTTTTTCTTGGGCATTCTCAAAAAACGAACCGGTAAACGACCCCCATATACTAGAAACAACTTTTTGGGATTTAACCGGGCTTTTTGTAACCACATCAGAGGGactatttttgtttgaattaaCCGTGTTCAAACCCCATGATTGGAAAAATTCGTCTTGATTAACATCGATGGGGGTGTTAGATGGGACTACAGCGTTTGGGTCATCGTCTCGGATATCCAAAGCTTTATCTATCGTTCTTTGAGCTTCCTTTAAAGCTGATTTTGCTATGTTGGCGAAACTTGCTGTATCGAACCAACTcattaccgatttttttttaaagccGTTTTTGATTACTTAATATCACATATACCGTGTAACACCTCTAATCGATTAAGAGTGTTAATtattcgttttaaaaatacatttttcggttgtgtttataactatTTTGACAATCAGTAGGTGAAACGtcacaacaaatttttaattgacatATTATGTCAATtgtcaataaatataaattta
Proteins encoded in this region:
- the LOC111419742 gene encoding TATA element modulatory factor — its product is MSWFDTASFANIAKSALKEAQRTIDKALDIRDDDPNAVVPSNTPIDVNQDEFFQSWGLNTVNSNKNSPSDVVTKSPVKSQKVVSSIWGSFTGSFFENAQEKGQKSKDSIESLDDSADLDFKESKLVVQHSDDGDSMKRSLSVEETGVLDDEGKDCYDGMNLKEIGEVNALNRLSIVSNESDKKSSDSVEVLSNTECTTSPDSEMVSHQSITTTSSGIRQTTESVEVLPDSLTSPSSIEQLDSDSSNSKHLSPHTNEFLSPDDSPGIEEEVAERSSPESVQVIQEEQEDTSIAEDTISYTSISESTAATVLDSAQMLQPLNYQKSHSKDTPDIPITRPPSRTALHLPLPQTISTQPQSIKEDVNDLMLTSNIIDIPTDLESSGVDDSSQSDKTLIASDVGDSGTDTSESNYTSTYLKHMLADAMVEKSHCEHDFSHQEVQSKEDGGNYSDAVILPMVSTRELSPLSSERSDMVKIGSDQASGHTSGDELETTTSSDIEIISSPNGGDSSSTHSRHSPAKLICVKGKSVEPNVDSLLGKMTFKRNKGHNRELSEASSISEDSEMERLARRISEVTEILESREAKLIEVSRKNAELQESNEELRSQLDTIHTKQLECLDLSQVTDEYARRLSALEKKFQQAIREKDSLRKQLDECKKDATSRLTKSEIDTLVAEKDEIIKELREEGEKLSKQQLQHSNIIKKLRAKEKEHENSIKYFKETVEDLTGEVDRLKRSLTAKEEVERSQIEAVHQLTTKNKKLETELETTKDNFDDLNQKFDTVKKSLDAAKKELGDKNRTSNELIAREQLLQSLENEKRMTESQNEEIIGQLEDLRSKLRDGEENFLRKEHTMRTEINELLRRLEDAERRNEELAQSVMEVGKPLVRQLESLQATYNVKIANFEQMEQNSIVKINDLQTKLRTLTDLERIAREDSVSFKARLTEAELKLSDIKREKDLAAVQFDQKETEYILNQQKLKNEIDIFQTTLKTERELVENLRKEISSLQNNLQQIDRISNDDEKSETIQEEKQAASQIVPPRSLSPSMSISESISSSLWLPDDVFETSTSSRCTNMLEMQYIQTSLKQKDGEVQQLHWELKRREHERTLLNKEISSLISKVEQLEGKVIKHDSLQTQFDELTQQYETLCQLYGEKVEETEELKLDLVDIKEMYKSQIDDLLNQQKEK